The window TATCGGTAGAAGCTCTTAACTTTCTTACAGCATTACGAGCTGTTTTGTGATAATAACTATTAGCAGCATTTCTCTTTGCTGTCTGTCTTATTCTTTTCTTTGCTGACTTGTGATTAGCCATATTGTTCTAATATTATCTGTTAAAATAGGAGCGCAAATGTATTAATTTATTTGCTAATAATGGTTTTTTCTGTTAAAAAAGAAACATTACCCATTAATTACTGTCGAATTGCACGTATCATTTCTCTTTTGCCTGGAGGACCAGCTAGTGATTCTACATGCATACCTAAAGTTTTCAAAATACGTTTCACCTCTCCTTTGGCGCAATAGGTAACAAGAACACCTCCAATATTAATGAGTTTTACTAACTTCTCAAATACCTCTTTTTGCCATAATTCTGGCTGAACACGGAAGCCAAAAGCATCATAATAAACTAAGTCAAAAGTAGTATGAAATGAGTAGTGCTCAAAAGTATCATGTATTTTGAAAAGCCTGAAGTAAGTTGAAATTTCAGTAACGACCTCCCATGGGCAAGTGTGTAGTTTAAAAAAAGTAGATTCTTCAGTCATGGCACTCAAGGATTTCGCATAATCAAGTTGAGTAACTAATTCAAATGGTAAAGGTTCTTTTTCTATGGCGTAATAATTGATGACACGTTTATTCTCTAATCCATTGAGATAGGTTAGAAAAGCATTTAGCCCCGTGCCAAACCCCATTTCAAATATGGAAATCTCTTTAGATTGTATAAAGTCAAGACCATTTTTGATATATACATGTTTCGCTTCAGCAACGGCACCGTGGGTAGAATGATACTGTTCATTCCATTCTGGAATTTGTAAAGTTTTGCTACCATCGGAAGTTACTATGACTTTCAATTTCATAATAACACAAATTAAGTATATTTTGTTAGCTTTGCTGTCCCAAATCACACAAAACTCATGGCAAAGAAAACTGTTACCAATAAAAAATCTATCGCCTTTTTAGAACAATACCTTAACAATGCATCTCCTACTGGATTTGAAAGTGAAGGTCAAAAATTATGGTTAGATTATATAAAACCTTATATCGACGATTACTTTGTTGATACATACGGCACCGTAGTTGGTGTTATCAACCCAAAAGCTAAGTATAAAGTCGTTATAGAAGCTCATGCAGATGAAATTTCATGGTTTGTTCACTACATTACAAAAGACGGTTTTATTTACTTGAGAAGAAATGGCGGTAGCGACCACCAAATAGCTCCATCTAAAAGAGTAAACATACATACTGACAAAGGTGTCGTTGACGCTGTTTTTGGCTGGCCAGCTATTCACACTAGACATGGAGGCGAAGAAAAATCGCCAAAATTAGATAACATATTTCTTGATTGTGGGTGTACAACAAAGGAGGAAGTTGAAAAACTTGGTGTACATGTAGGGTGTGTAGTGACGTACAAAGACGAATTTATGATGCTTAACGATACGTTTTATGTCGGTCGAGCATTAGACAATAGAGTTGGCGGCTTTATGATTGCTGAAGTAGCTAGACTACTTAAAGAGAATAAAAAGAAATTACCATTTGGCTTATATATCACAAACTCTGTCCAAGAAGAAGTTGGACTAAGAGGAGCACAAATGATTACTGAAAGGATTAAACCTGATGTGGCTATCGTTACCGATGTTTGTCATGATACTCAAACTCCAATGATCAATAAAATCAAACAAGGTGATTTATTCTGTGGTAAAGGTCCTGTACTTACTTATGGCCCTGCAGTACAGAACAATCTTTTGAATTTGATAATTGATATAGCAGATAAAAATAAAATACCATTCCAAAGAGCAGCAGCTTCTCGAGCTACTGGCACTGATACTGACGCTTTTGCCTACTCTACTGGTGGGGTTGCCTCAGCTCTTATATCTTTACCATTAAGATAT is drawn from Flavobacteriales bacterium and contains these coding sequences:
- the mnmD gene encoding tRNA (5-methylaminomethyl-2-thiouridine)(34)-methyltransferase MnmD; the protein is MKLKVIVTSDGSKTLQIPEWNEQYHSTHGAVAEAKHVYIKNGLDFIQSKEISIFEMGFGTGLNAFLTYLNGLENKRVINYYAIEKEPLPFELVTQLDYAKSLSAMTEESTFFKLHTCPWEVVTEISTYFRLFKIHDTFEHYSFHTTFDLVYYDAFGFRVQPELWQKEVFEKLVKLINIGGVLVTYCAKGEVKRILKTLGMHVESLAGPPGKREMIRAIRQ
- a CDS encoding M42 family metallopeptidase, producing MAKKTVTNKKSIAFLEQYLNNASPTGFESEGQKLWLDYIKPYIDDYFVDTYGTVVGVINPKAKYKVVIEAHADEISWFVHYITKDGFIYLRRNGGSDHQIAPSKRVNIHTDKGVVDAVFGWPAIHTRHGGEEKSPKLDNIFLDCGCTTKEEVEKLGVHVGCVVTYKDEFMMLNDTFYVGRALDNRVGGFMIAEVARLLKENKKKLPFGLYITNSVQEEVGLRGAQMITERIKPDVAIVTDVCHDTQTPMINKIKQGDLFCGKGPVLTYGPAVQNNLLNLIIDIADKNKIPFQRAAASRATGTDTDAFAYSTGGVASALISLPLRYMHTTVESVHKDDVDNVIKLIYNTLLKIKDGHDFRYLK